A region from the Rhodopseudomonas julia genome encodes:
- a CDS encoding ATP-binding cassette domain-containing protein: MKPPTLVLLTLTFALNILGLTIPIAAAQIFGRIVPNPSSATLPILVIGVCILAALEALLRFGRAMVVARAGANFAGVVTQRLLSHILISEPADRRLASSRSVEYLSAVQQLKEKHNGQLVVSIGELFFLPIIISVILFISWTAGACVIVCVAVFALRNIREARRMKAIVARNIVDSEERYDFLFAMLNAMHGIKAMGIEDNILRRYEAAQEKIAANNHELALVTGRLLNSAPIASQVLIAAMLTFGAIAVGQGHLTMGGVSALVLLSSRVMGPLQRAIFILVQMRDIDEAETKVEALFAQPAISTPTEDVKVINEGRVSADNLACWPVTGSPLFENVHFSLQPGVTAALSGASEQAKSAFLQIIAGIHNPATGEVLLNGVAPTKYPRALLNRCVGYVSSAGVLFRGTIRDNITRFGEVSVDEAMDVAHVLEIDNLINALPNGLDTEVLGSASDTIPPGLRQQLAILRALATRPRLILLDNADRGLDRDGYAKLNRFIGKIHGQASFIIVSDDANLLSYASKRLVLERDGIRPLEGFQVTERQSYRDLKI; this comes from the coding sequence TTGAAGCCGCCGACCCTGGTATTGCTGACGCTGACGTTCGCGCTCAACATTCTGGGCCTGACGATTCCCATCGCCGCGGCCCAGATCTTCGGGCGGATCGTGCCGAACCCGTCGAGCGCGACACTGCCGATCCTGGTCATCGGAGTGTGCATCCTCGCCGCGCTCGAAGCACTTCTGCGCTTCGGTCGGGCTATGGTCGTGGCACGCGCCGGGGCGAATTTTGCCGGCGTCGTCACACAGCGCCTCCTCTCCCACATTCTCATCAGCGAGCCGGCCGATCGCCGTCTCGCCTCTTCGCGCAGCGTCGAATATCTGAGCGCGGTTCAACAACTCAAAGAAAAGCACAACGGCCAGCTCGTCGTCAGCATCGGCGAACTTTTCTTTCTGCCCATCATCATTTCGGTCATTCTTTTCATCTCCTGGACGGCCGGCGCCTGCGTCATCGTCTGCGTCGCCGTGTTCGCGCTGCGCAACATTCGCGAAGCACGACGCATGAAGGCCATCGTGGCGCGCAACATCGTCGACAGCGAAGAGCGTTACGACTTCCTCTTCGCCATGCTGAACGCGATGCACGGCATCAAGGCGATGGGGATCGAAGACAATATCCTGCGCCGTTACGAAGCCGCCCAAGAGAAGATTGCCGCCAACAATCACGAGCTCGCCCTCGTCACAGGCCGACTTCTCAACAGTGCCCCGATCGCCAGCCAGGTCCTGATCGCCGCGATGCTGACCTTTGGCGCGATCGCCGTCGGACAGGGTCATCTGACGATGGGCGGCGTCTCCGCACTGGTGCTTTTGAGCAGCCGCGTGATGGGCCCGTTGCAGCGCGCAATCTTCATTCTCGTGCAAATGCGCGACATCGACGAAGCCGAAACGAAGGTCGAGGCGCTTTTCGCACAACCCGCGATCTCAACCCCGACCGAAGATGTGAAGGTGATCAACGAGGGTCGGGTTTCAGCCGATAATCTGGCGTGCTGGCCGGTGACAGGCTCTCCCTTGTTCGAAAATGTGCATTTTTCATTGCAGCCAGGTGTCACCGCCGCCCTCTCCGGCGCCTCAGAGCAGGCGAAGTCGGCTTTCCTTCAGATCATCGCGGGAATTCACAATCCGGCCACCGGGGAAGTGCTGCTGAACGGCGTCGCTCCGACGAAATACCCACGCGCGCTCCTCAACCGCTGCGTCGGCTACGTCTCGTCGGCCGGCGTGCTCTTTCGCGGGACCATTCGCGACAACATCACCCGTTTCGGCGAAGTCAGTGTCGATGAAGCGATGGATGTCGCGCACGTTCTCGAAATCGACAACCTTATCAATGCCTTACCCAATGGTCTTGATACGGAAGTCCTCGGCTCGGCAAGTGACACGATCCCCCCAGGGCTGCGACAACAACTTGCCATCCTGCGCGCGTTGGCGACGCGGCCTCGCCTCATCCTGCTCGATAACGCCGATCGAGGTCTCGATCGCGACGGCTACGCCAAGCTCAACCGGTTCATCGGCAAGATCCATGGCCAGGCATCCTTCATCATCGTCTCCGACGACGCCAATCTCTTGAGCTATGCGAGCAAGCGGCTCGTCCTCGAGCGAGACGGCATCCGGCCGCTTGAAGGTTTCCAGGTCACCGAGCGCCAGTCTTATCGGGATCTCAAGATATGA
- a CDS encoding peptidase domain-containing ABC transporter has product MSAFSKHAGGIVAFTPGEGGEPQIPAATGKSTLLIPPGHSEPDAHDVDGIWLLRFRAAIERLEALVRRSRSGFAREAGLERLFCSVCVLSAADFPLRQILAALPANESALDADGLLSALGRLGFHAFRQRAKGPLPEGAGPTLFIGSKGETVLVFACPDSGRWKKISRDGEIEDVSGWRQFKRGTFWRISRDDETDPLSKIRRGHTGHSWFRALTSKFDKIGLGLLITSLAVAGTSVLLPLFTIQIYVHVISLGSLAPLPYFVFGMVLAIALEALLLAQRTRILAWIANRLEFLVSTASFERLLKIRPTISERAAVTDQAARLRTLENVREFITGPAATSLLEILASFASLAIIALLAGWLALIPFIGICMHLGLFLLLRRKARVMTSIAADESTEMQRITIEMLEKRDAICQAGLQHLWSQRLVRGARRQQSAQMSLRLVGAMGEAFSTFILTVATILLLASGVEAVWAGTLGTGGLLAATILGLRALAPSHVLCLSVQRFEQLRNSINQLNGLMEIPPERDETREYARMRPIEGAVSFLNTGFRAGDTRPVFVGLDLEVNPGSIIAITGANGTGKTTILKLIQGMSDLSIGAIRIDGIDLRQLPQEELRRRIAYVPQDPKLFPGTLRDNLLFANPFASEEKVGAILQKVGLSSDIAQLDEGLHFRVKDSEGTDFSSEFLFKFAIAQAILTESAILLIDEIPNTLLDGEIGELVRSLALSYRRRGTLFLVSHRSDFLVLADRVVALRYGKVPLVSSPDALLARVA; this is encoded by the coding sequence ATGAGCGCTTTCTCCAAACATGCCGGCGGCATCGTAGCATTCACGCCTGGAGAGGGAGGCGAGCCTCAGATCCCGGCGGCGACGGGCAAGTCCACTCTCCTGATACCGCCCGGCCATTCGGAGCCGGATGCACACGACGTCGACGGAATCTGGCTTCTGCGCTTTCGCGCCGCGATCGAACGTTTGGAAGCGCTCGTCCGGCGCAGCCGCAGCGGGTTTGCACGCGAGGCAGGGCTGGAGCGCTTGTTCTGCAGCGTTTGCGTTCTGTCGGCAGCCGATTTTCCGCTGCGCCAGATCCTCGCCGCCCTGCCCGCGAACGAGTCCGCACTCGACGCCGACGGCCTGCTGAGCGCCCTTGGCCGTCTCGGATTCCACGCCTTCCGCCAGCGGGCGAAAGGTCCGCTTCCGGAAGGCGCCGGCCCAACTCTTTTCATTGGGTCTAAGGGAGAAACCGTTCTGGTCTTCGCCTGTCCGGACTCAGGCCGGTGGAAAAAAATCTCACGCGACGGAGAGATCGAAGACGTCAGCGGCTGGCGCCAGTTCAAAAGAGGCACATTCTGGCGCATCTCTCGCGACGATGAGACCGATCCGCTGTCGAAGATACGGCGAGGTCATACCGGTCACAGCTGGTTCCGTGCCCTCACCAGCAAGTTCGACAAGATCGGGCTCGGGCTCCTGATCACGAGCCTCGCCGTGGCGGGAACAAGCGTTCTGCTGCCGCTCTTCACCATCCAGATCTACGTCCATGTGATCAGCCTCGGCTCGCTCGCGCCGCTGCCGTATTTCGTGTTCGGAATGGTGCTCGCCATTGCACTCGAAGCGCTGCTCCTGGCTCAGCGCACGCGTATCCTCGCCTGGATCGCGAACCGATTGGAATTTCTGGTCAGCACGGCATCTTTCGAGCGTCTTCTCAAAATACGCCCCACAATATCGGAACGTGCAGCGGTGACGGATCAGGCGGCCCGTCTGCGCACGCTCGAAAATGTGCGAGAATTCATCACCGGGCCCGCAGCAACGTCACTGCTTGAAATCCTGGCGAGCTTCGCCTCGCTTGCAATCATCGCACTTCTGGCCGGCTGGCTCGCGCTGATCCCGTTCATCGGCATCTGCATGCACCTCGGATTGTTTCTCCTACTCCGGCGCAAGGCTCGTGTGATGACGAGCATCGCAGCGGATGAATCGACGGAGATGCAGCGCATCACAATCGAGATGCTGGAGAAGCGAGATGCGATCTGCCAAGCCGGCTTGCAACACCTCTGGTCACAACGTCTCGTTCGGGGCGCACGCCGGCAGCAGAGTGCTCAGATGTCCCTGCGCCTCGTCGGCGCAATGGGCGAGGCCTTCTCGACATTCATCCTCACCGTCGCCACCATTTTGCTGCTCGCCTCGGGCGTGGAAGCCGTCTGGGCCGGCACACTTGGCACCGGCGGCCTTCTCGCTGCCACGATCCTCGGCCTCAGGGCGCTCGCCCCCTCACATGTCCTCTGCCTGTCGGTGCAGCGCTTCGAGCAGCTGCGCAACAGCATCAATCAGCTCAATGGGCTGATGGAGATCCCGCCGGAGCGGGACGAAACCCGGGAATATGCGCGCATGCGCCCGATCGAGGGAGCGGTCAGCTTCCTCAACACCGGGTTCCGCGCCGGCGATACGCGACCGGTCTTTGTGGGTCTCGACCTTGAGGTCAATCCCGGCTCCATCATCGCCATCACCGGCGCGAACGGAACCGGCAAAACCACGATCCTGAAACTCATCCAGGGTATGAGTGATCTTTCGATCGGAGCGATCCGCATCGACGGCATCGATCTGCGGCAATTGCCACAGGAAGAGCTTCGCCGTCGCATCGCCTACGTCCCTCAGGACCCGAAGCTCTTTCCCGGCACGCTGCGCGACAACCTGCTTTTCGCCAACCCCTTCGCAAGCGAGGAAAAAGTCGGTGCCATCCTTCAAAAGGTGGGCCTCTCTTCCGACATCGCTCAATTGGATGAAGGTCTCCACTTTCGTGTGAAAGATTCTGAGGGTACCGACTTCTCCTCGGAATTCCTTTTCAAGTTCGCGATCGCTCAGGCCATTCTCACTGAAAGTGCGATCCTGCTCATCGACGAAATTCCGAACACGCTGCTCGATGGCGAGATCGGCGAACTCGTCCGCAGCCTTGCACTGTCCTACCGCCGTCGCGGAACACTCTTCCTCGTCTCGCACCGCTCCGACTTCCTTGTTCTCGCAGATCGCGTGGTGGCGCTGCGATATGGCAAGGTGCCGTTGGTTTCGTCGCCGGACGCGCTACTGGCGAGGGTCGCATGA
- a CDS encoding HlyD family type I secretion periplasmic adaptor subunit, translated as MSLVRVDPRLPQHMEGGLSTSPPRLVMSHPLIIEETAPQRFIRHACILIAIGILAFIIWSGFTSIHEVSKAQGLIVPAGYERVVQHYEGGVVDEILVKPGDRVSAGSPLLLLNDATTAENVDVAGRRKQTLLAQIEGLKALAENREPDFLSFGRDEAVLASASAFAARREAQRDQRSLLKSQIEQARLLVSTYDAQLAALDDDLAFAEDNYARIEALANKGYSTRTQLADRRKARQDVVNRTQITLQRKDEATERLVEAQNNLAAFETAIQSDIANEIQDLRTALTTLEGDLSKEGRRRDRLTVTSPVRGTVKSLDITTIGGIVASGQSLATIVPDGEKLHAETRLPVSEIGYVRIGLPVRVKVSAFDFTRFGWIEGRVADISPASFTPEETAPYYKVRIELDTEYLPFAPDARLTPGMAVSADIITGDKTLLAYFLSPIRKALNTAFAER; from the coding sequence ATGAGCCTCGTTCGCGTCGATCCGCGCCTGCCGCAACACATGGAGGGGGGCCTCAGCACCTCACCTCCCCGTCTCGTCATGTCGCATCCTCTCATCATCGAGGAGACGGCACCGCAACGCTTTATCCGCCATGCCTGCATCCTGATCGCAATCGGTATCCTGGCCTTCATCATTTGGTCGGGCTTCACCAGCATTCACGAAGTTTCCAAGGCTCAGGGGCTGATCGTACCGGCCGGATACGAACGCGTGGTGCAGCACTACGAAGGCGGCGTGGTCGACGAGATTCTGGTCAAACCCGGGGACCGCGTCAGCGCCGGCTCACCCCTCCTCCTCCTCAACGATGCGACGACTGCGGAAAACGTCGACGTTGCGGGGCGGCGTAAGCAAACCCTCCTGGCTCAAATCGAGGGCCTCAAGGCCTTGGCGGAAAACCGCGAGCCCGATTTTCTTTCGTTCGGCCGCGACGAGGCGGTGCTCGCCTCGGCCTCGGCCTTTGCGGCACGGCGCGAGGCCCAGAGGGATCAGCGCAGCCTCCTGAAAAGTCAGATCGAGCAGGCACGTCTCCTGGTCTCGACCTACGATGCGCAACTTGCGGCCCTCGACGACGACCTCGCTTTCGCCGAGGACAATTATGCCCGCATCGAAGCGCTTGCGAATAAAGGTTATTCCACGCGAACGCAGCTCGCCGATCGGCGCAAGGCGCGCCAGGATGTGGTCAACCGCACGCAGATCACTCTGCAACGCAAGGACGAGGCCACCGAACGCCTGGTGGAGGCGCAGAACAACCTGGCTGCCTTCGAGACGGCGATCCAGTCCGATATCGCCAACGAAATCCAGGATCTGCGGACGGCTCTCACCACGCTGGAAGGAGACCTCAGCAAGGAAGGCCGCCGTCGGGATCGGTTGACCGTTACCTCACCGGTGCGTGGCACGGTCAAATCGCTCGACATCACGACGATCGGGGGCATCGTGGCGTCGGGCCAGTCGCTCGCCACCATCGTGCCGGATGGGGAGAAGCTTCACGCCGAGACACGCCTGCCAGTGAGCGAAATCGGCTATGTCCGCATCGGGCTGCCAGTCCGCGTCAAGGTTTCGGCCTTCGATTTCACGCGTTTCGGATGGATCGAGGGCCGCGTTGCCGACATCTCCCCGGCCTCCTTCACACCAGAGGAAACCGCGCCCTACTACAAAGTTCGCATCGAACTCGACACGGAATATTTGCCGTTTGCGCCAGATGCCCGATTGACGCCCGGTATGGCTGTCTCGGCCGACATCATCACCGGCGACAAGACCCTTCTCGCCTACTTCCTCAGCCCCATCCGCAAGGCGCTGAACACCGCCTTCGCCGAGCGATGA